Below is a window of Streptomyces sp. ITFR-16 DNA.
CTTGGCCTCGGCCTTCTTCTTCGCCTCGGCCTTCTTCGCGGCCTTCGCCTTGGCTTCCGCCTTCTTCTCGGCGACATCGGCCTGGTGCTGCTGCACGTCGGCCTGCGCCTCGATCCGCTCGGCGAGGGTGTTCTCGATGGTGATGATCTGCGAGAGACCGGTCTCGCCTGCGGAGGGGGTCCCGGTGTCCGCGGCGAGGGCCGGGGAGGCCAGCCCGCCGATGACGCCGGTGGTGGCGAGAGTCGCGATGCCGACAGCCTTCGCGCCGCGGCGCGTCAGACGGTTCGGGGCACGGTGCTTCCCGGTGGCACGGGTGAACGCCATGGGGTGGCTGGTCCTTTCCTTCCTTCTCGCCTACCGGGTTAGCTGACGGGTTCGGAGCAGGAAGGTCTCCTACGGATGCGCCGGCCTCGCACGAGGCGCGGGCGTCCGATTCACCCCAGGGACTGCGTGGGTCCCCGGCTCCCCAGGCTCGCGCCTGACGGGGACTCGGCGATGGCTGCCCGGTATGGCACGGATGCGGCATACGAGTGACGGACAGCGGAGCCGACGCTAAGCGGGGCCGCTTCCCGTCACCAAACGGACAGCCGGTTTTGTAGCGCATCCCACAGGGCAGAGGGGCAACCTCTCCCGCAAAGCGGACAAAACGGAAGGCTCCGGCGGGGATCGACCCGCCGGAGCCTTCCGTCTGCCCCGGTTCGGGGCGGTGTGAGGGTCAGCCGCTGACGACCGACACCTCTCCGATGCCGAGCGCCCTGACGGGCTCCTCGATCTGCGCGGCGTCGCCGACCAGCACCGTGACCAGCCGGTCCCCCGGGAACGCGTTGACCACGGCCGCGGTGGCCTCCACCGTGCCCGTCTCGGCGAGGCGCGCGTACAGCTGCGCCTGGTAGTCGTCCGGGAGGTGCTGCTCGACCTGGTCGGCCAGGGTGCCCGCGACGGAGGCCGCCGTCTCGAACTTCAGCGGGGCGACGCCCACGAGGTTCTGCACGGCCGTCTCGCGCTCGGCGTCCGTCAGCCCCTCGGCCGCCAGCGTGCGCAGGACCTTCCACAGGTCCTCCAGCGCCGGACCGGTGGACTCGGTGTCCACGGACCCGCTGATGGCGAGCATCGCGGCCCCCGTCGCCCCCGAGGCGGAGTCCGGGGCGGAGGAGCGCAGCACCTGGGCGAAGGCCCGCACGCCGTACGTGTAGCCCTTCTCCTCGCGCAGCACCCGGTCGAGCCGGGAGGTGAGCGTGCCGCCCAGGCAGTACGTCCCGAGCACCTGGGCCGGCCACACGCTGTCGTGGCGGTCGGCGCCGATCCGGCCGATCAGCAGCTGCGTCTGCACCGCGCCGGGCCGGTCCACGATCACCACACGGCCGGTGTCGTCGGCGGTGATCGGCGGGACGGGACGGGGCTCGGCCGTGTTGCCCGACCAGTCGCCGAGGGTGTCGGCGAGCAGCGCGTCCAGGTCGATGCCGGTCAGGTCGCCGACGACCACGGCGGTCGCGGTGGACGGGCGGACGTGCGCGTCGTAGAAGGCGCGCACGGCGGCGGAGTCGATCCGCGCCACGGTCTCCTCGGTGCCCAGCCGCGGGCGCGACATGCGGGCCGTGGCCGGGAAGAGTTCCTTGGAGAGCTGCTTGGCCGCGCGGCGGGCCGGGTTGGCCTGCTCGTGGGGGATCTCGTCCAGGCGGTTGCCCACCAGCCGCTCGATCTCGCTGTCGGCGAAGGCCGGCGCCCGCAGCGCCTCGGCGACCAGGCCGAGCGCCTTGGCCAGCCGGGACGCCGGAACCTCCAGGGAGACCCGGACACCGGGGTGGTCGGCGTGGGCGTCCAGGGTGGCGCCGCACCGCTCCAGCTCGGCGGCGAACTCCTCGGCGCTCTGCTTGTCGGTGCCCTCGGACAGTGCGCGCGACATGATCGTCGCGACCCCGTCCAGTCCCTCGGGCTCGGCGTCCAGCGGGGCGTCGAGGAAGATCTCGACGGCGACGACCTGCTGGCCGGGGCGGTGGCAGCGCAGCACCGTGAGGCCGTTGGGCAGGGAGCCGCGCTCGGGCGCGGGGAAGGCCCAGGGCCTGGCCACGCCGGGGGCGGGCTGCGGGTGGTACTCCATCGAGACTCCAGTCGCGGCAGCGTCGGTCACTGGTCCGCCCCTTCCGGCGCGTCGGTGTCGGTGGCGGCGTCCGCCTCTTCGGCGGATTCGGCCGACTCGATGGGCTCGTAGACCAGGACCGCCCGGTTGTCGGGCCGCAGCTGGGCCGCGGCGGCGGCCTTGACCTCTTCCGCCGTGACGTCGAGGACCCGGTGCACGGCGGTCAGGGCGAGCTGGGGGTCGCCGAACAGCACCGCGTACCGGCACAGTTCGTCGGCGCGGCCCGCGACCGTGCCGAGGCGGTCCAGCCACTCGCGCTCCAACTGGGCCTGCGCGCGTTCCATTTCCTCGGGCGTGGGGCCCTCCTCGGCGAACCGGGCGAGCTCCTCGTCGACGGCGGCCTCGATCTGTGCCACCTCGACCCCGCCGGACGTCTTGACGTCCAGCCAGCCGAGCGAGGGCGCGCCGGCCAGCCGGAGCAGCCCGAATCCGGCGGCGACGGCCGTCCGGTCGCGGCGGACCAGGCGGTTGTGCAGCCGGGACGACTCGCCGCCGCCGAGCACGGTGAGGGCGAGATCGGCGGCGTCGCACTCGCGGGTGCCGTCGTGGGGCAGCCGGTAGGCGGCCATCAGGGCGCGCGCCGGCACCTCCTCGCGGACCTCCTCGCGCAGCTGGCCGCCGATGGTCCCGGGCAGCGCGCCGTCGCGCGGCGGCTGCTTGCCGTCGTGCGACGGGATGGAGCCGAAGTACTTCTCGATCCAGGCGAGCGTCTGCTCGGGGTCGATGTCACCGACGACCGACAGCACCGCGTTGTTCGGCGCGTAGTACGTACGGAAGAAGGTCCGCGCGTCCTCGAGGGTGGCCGCGTCCAGGTCGGCCATCGAGCCGATCGGGGTGTGGTGGTACGGGTGGCCCTCCGGGTAGGCGAGGGCGGTGAGCCTCTCGAACGCGGTGCCGTACGGGACGTTGTCGTAGCGCTGTCGGCGCTCGTTCTTGACGACGTCGCGCTGGTTCTCCATGGACTCCTCGTCGAGCGCGGCGAGCAGGGAGCCCATCCGGTCGGCCTCGAGCCACAGGGCCAGCTCCAGCTGGTGCGTCGGCATCGTCTCGAAGTAGTTGGTGCGCTCGAAGCTGGTCGTCCCGTTGAGCGAGCCGCCGGCGCCCTGCACCAGCTCGAAGTGCCCGTTCCCCTTGACCTGGCCGGAGCCCTGGAACATCAGGTGCTCGAAGAGGTGAGCCAGACCTGTGCGTCCCTTGACCTCGTGGCGCGAGCCGACGTCGTACCAGAGGCACACCGCGGCGACCGGGGTCAGATGGTCCTCGGAGAGCACCACGCGCAGGCCGTTGGCCAGACGGTGCTCGGTCGCTGTCAAGCCGCCGGAGCCGGCCTGGGCTGTGGCCGTGTGACCCATGGGCATGTACGTCCCTTCGATCGCGATACTGGTTTTACTGCGAGACCTGCCACTGTAAGCAAGCGCACCGACACCTGGCGAAGTTCCCGTGCCGCGAAAGTTAGCGGGAAAGAGGGTCCCGACCGCCTCGGGACGGGTGGAGAACGCCCTTTGGGACGGGTCGAGGTCGGGGTTGTCAGTGGGGCGGTCCACAATGGTGCGCGTCAGAACCTGAGGTTGCCCGAACAGAATCCGTGAAGGAGTCGCAGCAGCGATGGCCCGCCGCAGCACGAAGACCCCGCCGCCGGTCGACTTCGAGGAGAAGATCCTCGACATCGACGTCGTCGACGAAATGCAGGGCTCCTTCCTCGAGTACGCGTACTCGGTGATCTACTCACGGGCCCTTCCGGACGCCCGTGACGGCATGAAGCCGGTGCACCGCCGCATCGTGTACCAGATGAACGAGATGGGCCTGCGCCCGGACCGCGGCTTCGTGAAGTGCGCCCGCGTGGTCGGCGAGGTCATGGGCAAGTTGCACCCGCACGGCGACGCGTCGATCTACGACGCGCTGGTGCGGATGGCCCAGCCCTTCTCCATGCGGCTCCCCCTGGTCGACGGCCACGGGAACTTCGGCTCCCTCGGCAACGACGACCCGCCGGCCGCCATGCGGTACACCGAGTGCCGGATGGCCGACGCGACGTCGCTGATGACGGAGTCGATCGACGAGGAGACCGTCGCCTTCCAGTCGAACTACGACGGCCAGGAGCAGGAGCCGGTCGTCCTGCCGGCCGCCTACCCGAACCTTCTGGTCAACGGCACGACCGGCATCGCGGTCGGCATGGCGACCAACATGCCGCCGCACAACCTGGGCGAGGTCATCGCCGCCGCCCGGCATCTGATCAAGCATCCGGGCGCGGACCTGGAGACCCTGATGCGGTTCGTCCCCGGTCCCGACCTGCCGACCGGCGGGCGGATCGTGGGCCTCGGCGGCATCAAGGACGCCTATGCGGCCGGCCGCGGCTCGTTCAAGATCCGCGCCACGGTCGCCGTGGAGAACGTCACGGCGCGCCGCAAGGGCCTGGTCGTCACCGAACTGCCGTTCACGGTGGGACCCGAGAAGGTGATCGCCAAGATCAAGGACCTGGTCTCGGCGAAGAAGCTCC
It encodes the following:
- a CDS encoding pitrilysin family protein; this translates as MEYHPQPAPGVARPWAFPAPERGSLPNGLTVLRCHRPGQQVVAVEIFLDAPLDAEPEGLDGVATIMSRALSEGTDKQSAEEFAAELERCGATLDAHADHPGVRVSLEVPASRLAKALGLVAEALRAPAFADSEIERLVGNRLDEIPHEQANPARRAAKQLSKELFPATARMSRPRLGTEETVARIDSAAVRAFYDAHVRPSTATAVVVGDLTGIDLDALLADTLGDWSGNTAEPRPVPPITADDTGRVVIVDRPGAVQTQLLIGRIGADRHDSVWPAQVLGTYCLGGTLTSRLDRVLREEKGYTYGVRAFAQVLRSSAPDSASGATGAAMLAISGSVDTESTGPALEDLWKVLRTLAAEGLTDAERETAVQNLVGVAPLKFETAASVAGTLADQVEQHLPDDYQAQLYARLAETGTVEATAAVVNAFPGDRLVTVLVGDAAQIEEPVRALGIGEVSVVSG
- a CDS encoding pitrilysin family protein gives rise to the protein MPMGHTATAQAGSGGLTATEHRLANGLRVVLSEDHLTPVAAVCLWYDVGSRHEVKGRTGLAHLFEHLMFQGSGQVKGNGHFELVQGAGGSLNGTTSFERTNYFETMPTHQLELALWLEADRMGSLLAALDEESMENQRDVVKNERRQRYDNVPYGTAFERLTALAYPEGHPYHHTPIGSMADLDAATLEDARTFFRTYYAPNNAVLSVVGDIDPEQTLAWIEKYFGSIPSHDGKQPPRDGALPGTIGGQLREEVREEVPARALMAAYRLPHDGTRECDAADLALTVLGGGESSRLHNRLVRRDRTAVAAGFGLLRLAGAPSLGWLDVKTSGGVEVAQIEAAVDEELARFAEEGPTPEEMERAQAQLEREWLDRLGTVAGRADELCRYAVLFGDPQLALTAVHRVLDVTAEEVKAAAAAQLRPDNRAVLVYEPIESAESAEEADAATDTDAPEGADQ